In the genome of Candoia aspera isolate rCanAsp1 chromosome 1, rCanAsp1.hap2, whole genome shotgun sequence, one region contains:
- the PRSS35 gene encoding inactive serine protease 35: MMALVLLVSTLAFSLTSGINLQDFSWQLKKIPRIVKEKTFFLGTPKFEGSAKLELSGVCGIECQRTLPVPRWSDLKELLSYETVFENGTRTLTEVEVLGVEPDPGVNTTNQVLTRRKRQVYGTDSRFSISDTRFLTNFPFNTAVKISTGCSGILISPKHVLTAAHCVHDGEDYIKGSKKLRVGLLKLKSKGSGKRRRGAKRSKREVPEVKDGETDSKLQKRGSGSRAGRKQKTSVLNERKSERKPSFQWTRVKSTQIPKGWKRDVTGDVAVDYDYAVLELKRPHKKKYMDLGISPNSKMIPGSMIHFSGYDADRAGQLVYRFCSISDESNDLFYQYCDAEPGSTGSGIYLRLKEPTKKKWKRKIIAIYSGHQWVDVNGEQQDYNVAVRITPLKYAQICLWIGNSGDCAQG, translated from the coding sequence ATGATGGCCTTAGTTCTGCTAGTTTCCACTCTTGCCTTCAGCCTCACAAGTGGAATAAATCTACAAGATTTTAGCtggcagttaaaaaaaataccacGGATTGTGAAGGAAAAGACTTTCTTCCTTGGCACTCCTAAATTTGAAGGCAGTGCCAAATTAGAACTGAGTGGCGTATGTGGGATTGAGTGCCAAAGGACACTGCCAGTGCCACGTTGGTCTGATCTGAAGGAGCTGCTTTCCTATGAGACAGTCTTTGAGAATGGCACGAGGACCCTGACTGAAGTGGAGGTCCTGGGGGTGGAGCCTGACCCAGGTGTAAACACTACTAATCAGGTGCTAACAAGAAGGAAGAGACAGGTCTATGGCACAGACAGCAGATTCAGCATTTCAGACACTCGATTTCTGACCAACTTTCCTTTTAACACAGCTGTGAAGATCTCAACAGGCTGCAGTGGCATTCTTATTTCCCCAAAGCATGTACTCACTGCTGCCCACTGTGTGCATGATGGTGAAGATTACATTAAAGGTAGTAAGAAACTGAGAGTGGGGCTGCTGAAGCTGAAATCCAAAGGCAGCGGCAAGAGACGCAGGGGAGCCAAGAGGAGTAAGAGGGAGGTGCCAGAAGTCAAGGACGGTGAGACTGACTCCAAACTGCAGAAAAGGGGATCTGGCAGTAGAGCTGGCAGAAAACAAAAGACATCTGTGTTGAATGAGAGGAAGTCGGAGCGTAAGCCCTCCTTCCAATGGACCAGAGTTAAAAGTACTCAGATCCCCAAAGGCTGGAAAAGAGATGTGACAGGAGATGTCGCAGTTGATTATGACTATGCAGTTTTGGAACTCAAGCGTCCCCACAAGAAGAAATACATGGATCTTGGCATCAGCCCAAATAGCAAGATGATTCCTGGAAGTATGATCCACTTTTCTGGATATGATGCGGACCGAGCTGGCCAACTGGTTTATCGTTTTTGTAGCATATCTGATGAATCCAACGATCTCTTCTACCAGTATTGTGATGCTGAGCCTGGTTCCACTGGTTCAGGAATCTACCTCCGCCTTAAAGAACCAACCAAGAAGAAATGGAAACGCAAAATTATTGCTATTTATTCTGGTCATCAGTGGGTGGATGTTAATGGAGAACAGCAGGATTACAACGTTGCAGTTCGAATTACACCCCTCAAATATGCTCAGATTTGCCTCTGGATAGGGAACAGTGGCGATTGTGCACAGGGCTAA